Proteins encoded by one window of Juglans regia cultivar Chandler chromosome 15, Walnut 2.0, whole genome shotgun sequence:
- the LOC108994614 gene encoding uncharacterized protein LOC108994614, producing the protein MRFGKNGKLSPRYVRPFAILDRIGPTAYRVALLPALLGVHDVFHVSMLRKYVPDPTHVIDYEPLQLQENLTYTEEPMRIIERKEQVFRKRTIPLVKVVWNNHAISEPSLKLEEEMQVKYP; encoded by the coding sequence atgaggtttggaaagaaTGGCAAGTTAAGCCCTAGATATGTTAGGCCTTTTGcgattcttgatcggattggaccaaCGGCTTATAGAGTAGCCCTACTACCAGCACTCTTAGGTGTGCACGACgtatttcatgtatctatgcTAAGGAAGTATGTTCCTGACCCCACCCATGTTATCGACTATGAGCCTCTTCAACTTCAGGAAAATTTGACTTATACAGAAGAGCCGATGCGGattatagagagaaaagaacagGTGTTTCGGAAGCGGACTATTCCATTAGTTAAAGTggtatggaataatcatgctatcagtGAACCATCCTTGAAATTAGAAGAGGAAATGCAAGTCAAGTACCCATAG